The Brasilonema sennae CENA114 genome includes a region encoding these proteins:
- a CDS encoding GNAT family N-acetyltransferase: protein MVRIRLYDSKDLENILQLWYRTWHQTFPNIQHPQPYSAWKSRFCDDLAVTGEVWVAEVEHHIVGFVVVIKQEQYLSQIFVNPEYQNCGVGSALLNKAKEICPQGLMLQTLQQNIRACVFYEKHGFKAGKLSVNSHLAPNRTNP, encoded by the coding sequence ATGGTGAGAATTCGACTTTATGACTCAAAGGATTTAGAAAACATTCTTCAGCTTTGGTATCGAACTTGGCACCAGACATTTCCCAATATTCAACATCCACAGCCATATTCTGCATGGAAATCTCGCTTTTGTGATGATCTTGCTGTCACAGGAGAAGTTTGGGTTGCCGAAGTTGAACATCACATTGTAGGCTTTGTCGTAGTGATAAAACAAGAACAGTATTTATCACAGATTTTTGTGAATCCCGAATATCAAAATTGTGGTGTTGGTTCAGCCCTACTCAACAAAGCTAAAGAGATTTGTCCACAAGGATTAATGCTTCAAACATTACAACAGAATATACGAGCTTGCGTATTTTACGAGAAGCATGGCTTTAAAGCTGGTAAGCTGTCAGTCAACTCACATCTTGCACCTAACCGAACAAACCCGTAA
- the gntT gene encoding guanitoxin biosynthesis MATE family efflux transporter GntT has protein sequence MFDYVKANHDLFRRFYRLTVINVLSNLTEPLAGLIGIAFLGHLTEIRHLAGVSLATVLFNYIYENLLFLRISTTAVTSQAVGQDDQEAILLAGVRNGFIALVLGVLIFVLQYPIGAVGFHLLNGSPEVESIGLDYFNARIWGAPAVLLNFVIIGWFLGREQNGKVLLLTAVGNAANIVLTYFSIMRWDLGSTGAGLSHAISEYLTLLVGMLLAFRSIEWQELRTALQKFWESSAFQATFFLNSDLLVRSLVYMSIWTIFFNLSATFGTDVLTENALLQQVVFLLAYLIEGIGFTTETLTGNFKGQSADDQLLPLLQISLFTSLLVGVTTSGACVLLPETVFGLLTNHAELIEPIKHYVPWLFFVLSFFSIAWILEGYFAGLTKGQSLRNAALMAALLGFAPVAFWAWSAENNHLLWLATSAFMASRVLLLGVQLPEMFESHSTNASQLPKL, from the coding sequence TAAAAGCGAACCATGACCTGTTCCGTCGTTTTTACAGACTGACAGTTATCAATGTTCTTTCCAATCTCACAGAGCCTTTGGCAGGTTTGATCGGTATTGCATTCTTAGGTCATCTCACCGAAATCCGTCATTTAGCAGGAGTTAGTTTGGCTACAGTTCTCTTCAACTACATCTACGAGAACTTGCTCTTTTTACGGATCTCAACTACCGCAGTAACATCTCAAGCCGTCGGACAGGACGACCAAGAGGCGATATTACTAGCAGGAGTGCGAAATGGCTTCATAGCTTTAGTGCTGGGTGTTCTCATCTTTGTGTTGCAGTACCCTATAGGAGCGGTAGGGTTTCATTTATTGAACGGCTCTCCAGAAGTTGAGTCTATCGGACTGGATTATTTTAACGCCCGGATTTGGGGAGCACCTGCAGTTTTGCTCAATTTTGTAATCATTGGCTGGTTTTTGGGACGGGAACAAAATGGCAAAGTGTTGCTGTTGACCGCTGTTGGCAACGCCGCTAATATTGTGCTGACTTATTTCTCGATTATGCGGTGGGATTTGGGAAGTACAGGGGCTGGACTGTCTCATGCGATTAGCGAGTATTTGACGTTATTGGTAGGTATGCTCTTGGCGTTTCGCTCTATCGAGTGGCAAGAATTGCGAACAGCACTCCAGAAGTTTTGGGAATCGTCGGCTTTTCAAGCTACTTTTTTCCTCAATAGTGACCTACTGGTTAGATCTTTAGTTTATATGTCGATTTGGACAATTTTTTTCAATCTCAGTGCCACTTTCGGAACAGATGTCTTAACAGAAAATGCCTTGCTCCAACAGGTAGTATTTCTGCTCGCATACTTGATTGAAGGAATAGGATTCACTACGGAGACTTTAACCGGAAATTTTAAAGGTCAATCCGCTGATGATCAGTTACTGCCCTTATTGCAGATTTCGCTGTTCACTAGTTTGCTGGTGGGAGTTACCACTTCAGGAGCGTGCGTTTTGTTACCTGAGACTGTATTTGGGTTGTTAACCAATCACGCTGAACTGATTGAGCCAATTAAACACTATGTACCTTGGTTATTCTTCGTCTTGAGTTTTTTTTCAATTGCTTGGATTCTGGAGGGGTATTTTGCAGGATTAACAAAAGGGCAATCTTTACGTAACGCCGCCTTAATGGCAGCTTTATTGGGATTTGCACCAGTGGCGTTTTGGGCATGGTCGGCTGAGAATAACCATCTTTTGTGGTTGGCGACATCAGCGTTTATGGCATCAAGAGTACTTCTACTTGGAGTCCAGTTACCAGAGATGTTTGAAAGTCATTCAACTAACGCTAGTCAATTGCCCAAGCTATAG